The following coding sequences lie in one Streptomyces sp. Edi2 genomic window:
- a CDS encoding ADP-ribosyltransferase yields the protein MRAAKRASSKQLAQDVVAAGDGHPAQAAFTNAQEWAARTKEAIEAGDDAKARMFADNAKRCATATRALLRGRRPKQPYPDAADPGFLHAPAPAPPPEEQRTARALAGAAGIGGRARLMPTRQDGGQTVAWNDKDFGGAATVYPGSEDEPPHARLVFHRLDRDRYQALADSPWPYRTENGQVIYDRVPADHAEQIIRAAASRRPAKPWERHGLSDGTTRDRLPGEHAARLVPESQKWVAGLNSDQRQWVQAYTGSAYSSINKHLYQGKSLDEGAGYASTPMREVTGHLDSAIASAGVSDTHHHVFRGFTPPMEVRKEQRVASWVRENFQVGSRYRDDSYMSVSHCPSVAAGFTNTSWSTSEGWGNADCGVVFESVTRRGAAVAEVSVFENEERERLMPRGSEWVVVGVHEGVKVDGQTCMVVQMTDAKDTHRY from the coding sequence ATGCGAGCGGCCAAACGCGCTTCTTCGAAGCAACTCGCTCAGGACGTCGTCGCCGCTGGGGACGGGCATCCAGCTCAGGCCGCTTTCACCAATGCCCAGGAGTGGGCGGCACGGACCAAGGAGGCCATCGAAGCTGGCGACGACGCCAAGGCGAGGATGTTTGCGGACAACGCCAAGCGGTGCGCGACGGCGACGCGCGCACTTCTGCGAGGCCGGCGTCCGAAGCAGCCCTACCCGGACGCTGCCGACCCCGGCTTCCTCCATGCGCCTGCCCCGGCACCGCCGCCGGAGGAGCAGCGTACGGCGCGAGCCCTCGCGGGTGCCGCCGGGATCGGTGGTCGCGCGAGGCTCATGCCGACCCGGCAAGACGGCGGACAAACCGTTGCGTGGAACGACAAGGACTTCGGTGGCGCGGCGACGGTCTACCCGGGCTCAGAGGACGAGCCTCCGCACGCCCGGCTCGTCTTCCACCGCCTCGACCGCGACCGCTACCAGGCACTCGCGGACTCACCCTGGCCCTACCGGACAGAAAACGGACAGGTCATCTACGACCGCGTCCCTGCCGACCATGCCGAGCAGATCATCCGCGCCGCCGCCTCCCGCCGCCCGGCGAAACCCTGGGAGCGGCACGGCCTGTCCGACGGCACCACCCGGGACCGCCTGCCTGGTGAGCACGCCGCCCGTCTGGTCCCCGAGTCGCAGAAGTGGGTGGCCGGCCTCAACTCCGACCAGCGCCAGTGGGTGCAGGCATACACAGGCTCGGCCTACAGCTCGATCAACAAACACCTGTATCAAGGTAAGAGCCTCGACGAGGGCGCCGGCTACGCATCGACGCCCATGCGCGAGGTCACTGGGCACTTGGACTCCGCCATCGCCTCCGCAGGAGTGTCGGATACCCACCATCACGTCTTTCGTGGATTCACGCCCCCCATGGAGGTCCGAAAGGAGCAGCGTGTGGCGTCTTGGGTACGGGAAAACTTCCAGGTAGGTTCCCGCTACCGGGACGACTCCTACATGTCCGTATCACATTGTCCCTCCGTTGCGGCTGGCTTCACCAACACCTCGTGGTCCACCTCTGAAGGGTGGGGTAATGCGGACTGCGGCGTGGTCTTCGAGTCCGTCACCCGGCGCGGTGCGGCGGTCGCCGAAGTATCGGTGTTCGAGAACGAGGAGCGCGAACGCCTCATGCCCCGAGGGTCGGAGTGGGTGGTGGTCGGTGTTCACGAAGGCGTGAAGGTGGACGGCCAGACTTGCATGGTCGTGCAGATGACCGACGCTAAGGACACCCACCGCTATTGA
- a CDS encoding cytochrome P450 translates to MKATPGSEPERVEVLLSKLRECQRTPWPVYDEIRALGDVIPSRWGPVITGYETCRRLLRSRDWRTPDYQWRRTRGSRWTRPASREIGRSLIVANAPEHTHLRRGLGQMFDDTTLQRLRQVTEETTERQLDLAQRQLAAGTADWTRTVAEIVPVTTLTRWLGIPDRDGAALREWTHAQAAAQELLPSGHDLDVADAATAHLELFFTHLIADRRAVRQTDVLSQWLAVWDSIEGDQEQADVIVRRLAATTTAAGIETTVTVLNNAMWTLARHPEQAKWLAGHPEAIPAAVEEILRWDPPVHLVSRVASTDTDLNGHPVKAGDMAYILVGAACRDPRWLTDAAKFDIARQPGRGGHLAFGLGPHYCAGAALARLESQVVLERLLARGPLPHVVSAEWEPRVAFRQLSELLIAHE, encoded by the coding sequence ATGAAGGCAACCCCGGGTTCTGAGCCCGAGCGGGTGGAGGTGCTGCTGTCGAAGCTGCGTGAGTGCCAGCGCACTCCTTGGCCTGTCTACGACGAGATTCGGGCATTGGGCGATGTCATACCGTCGCGTTGGGGCCCCGTGATCACTGGGTACGAGACCTGCCGGCGCCTGCTGCGCTCCCGGGACTGGCGGACCCCTGACTATCAGTGGCGCCGAACGCGTGGCAGCCGATGGACTCGCCCCGCATCCAGGGAGATCGGCCGGTCCCTCATCGTCGCCAACGCGCCTGAGCACACCCATCTGCGCCGCGGATTGGGCCAGATGTTCGACGACACCACCTTGCAGAGGCTGCGACAGGTCACTGAGGAGACCACTGAGCGCCAGCTGGACCTGGCCCAGCGGCAGCTGGCGGCCGGCACGGCAGACTGGACGCGTACCGTCGCCGAGATCGTGCCGGTCACCACGCTTACGCGCTGGCTTGGGATCCCTGACCGCGACGGCGCCGCGCTCCGCGAATGGACACACGCTCAGGCCGCCGCTCAAGAACTTCTCCCGAGCGGCCACGACCTGGATGTCGCCGACGCAGCCACGGCTCATCTGGAGCTCTTCTTCACCCATCTGATCGCCGACCGCAGAGCGGTGCGGCAGACCGATGTCCTGTCCCAGTGGCTCGCGGTGTGGGATTCCATCGAAGGTGATCAAGAGCAGGCAGACGTCATTGTGCGTCGTCTCGCTGCCACAACCACTGCCGCGGGCATCGAGACGACCGTGACCGTGCTCAACAATGCGATGTGGACCCTCGCTCGGCATCCGGAGCAGGCGAAGTGGCTCGCAGGTCATCCCGAGGCAATCCCCGCTGCAGTTGAGGAAATCCTGCGGTGGGATCCTCCAGTCCACCTTGTGAGCCGAGTCGCCTCAACCGACACAGACCTCAACGGCCACCCGGTCAAGGCGGGCGACATGGCCTACATCCTGGTCGGCGCCGCCTGCCGCGACCCTCGATGGCTGACCGACGCTGCGAAGTTCGACATCGCGCGTCAGCCCGGCCGCGGCGGCCACCTTGCGTTCGGACTCGGCCCTCACTACTGCGCCGGTGCTGCGTTGGCACGCCTCGAATCCCAGGTGGTCCTTGAACGACTCCTCGCCCGCGGCCCGCTCCCGCACGTCGTATCTGCCGAGTGGGAGCCGCGCGTCGCCTTCCGCCAGCTCAGTGAACTACTGATCGCCCACGAATAG
- a CDS encoding enoyl-CoA hydratase/isomerase family protein: protein MSNPVLAICREGDVVHMKMSDPQRHNALSERMMDEMLSALESLRQEPRQPRVLVLSGAGPDFCIGGDLPEFGDLFHEDPAGTGIVRLGSKAARLFADLSASDMVTIARIQGRWIGSGIALAAACHLRVASEDSVGSLPELALGLPMAWGGGMHQLVAEIGQSRVRQLMLTRESITSEMALQMGIVHRVVPASVLDQSVEQWARAILLGDRQATTTSLELLKKPVSVGIDAVLMAAAFAARQNRAPNP, encoded by the coding sequence GTGTCCAACCCAGTGCTGGCCATCTGTCGCGAGGGCGACGTTGTGCACATGAAGATGAGCGATCCCCAGCGGCACAACGCGCTCAGCGAACGCATGATGGACGAGATGCTCAGTGCCTTGGAGAGCCTGCGCCAGGAGCCCAGGCAGCCTCGCGTCCTGGTGCTCTCCGGAGCAGGACCGGATTTCTGCATCGGCGGCGACCTGCCGGAGTTCGGCGACCTCTTCCACGAGGATCCCGCCGGCACCGGAATCGTCCGGCTGGGCAGCAAGGCAGCGCGGCTGTTCGCGGACCTCTCAGCGAGCGACATGGTAACGATCGCCCGAATACAGGGGCGTTGGATCGGGTCCGGCATCGCCCTCGCCGCGGCCTGTCACCTTCGAGTAGCCAGCGAGGACAGTGTCGGCTCCCTTCCAGAGCTTGCGCTGGGGCTGCCTATGGCCTGGGGCGGAGGCATGCACCAGCTTGTCGCCGAGATCGGTCAGTCAAGGGTGCGCCAGCTCATGCTCACACGAGAGAGCATCACCTCCGAGATGGCACTGCAGATGGGGATCGTCCACCGCGTGGTCCCCGCCAGTGTGCTCGACCAGTCGGTCGAGCAATGGGCCCGCGCGATTCTCCTCGGAGACAGGCAGGCAACAACCACCAGCCTCGAACTGCTGAAGAAGCCCGTCAGTGTGGGCATAGACGCCGTCTTGATGGCTGCGGCTTTCGCCGCCCGCCAAAATCGAGCCCCGAACCCGTGA
- a CDS encoding MXAN_6230/SCO0854 family RING domain-containing protein, translated as MTTTSIPTTTHSHRSLSAVLLSRRGAVYLPAPAGKPGLEAQAGVALLEADLLERGYLLSAGLSKALAGLDTHALTAQGRALLADIDHALGADRDHTPLFRGFPESTPKDTLAFYVERVLTILVQTPQQPCVLCGADGTVHAVSPCAHLVCRTCFDGTDFSACPICHRQLDVDEPFLRPQRARRAPRPSRALPARLRLLFHGGDLTARSSHAAHELGALIARTTALSPQDADDLAVLLETRDRSEAPAWLPEAIPGRETKALVLAWLLADPTAYEVTLPTASAQLTTATDVLRLLVVRSGGDAGLVTVPRFAAVPRPLRRALLAVLDDLAPTLMAEDMRRHAKAWKHAAERLHPFEYAARYPRAALAIATLRNFRLTGDGLSQRLRTTAQTLPTVTASDAKITIPLWSSKVEAALADRDSTAAVALLAQRPGELLRRLDHLLRLADRHGADIVLSAVEQAVPQVSPAVLLSALGQIRTRARRHRERVYFPKGGNAKAHIVEDKRTPLPADVVDRAVDTMTGEVLRRTSALKPVDTAVIDAALDGVIAPFAERTASRALVTLPRGTELPVPAGRTARLFLHWMESDASGRTDLDLSIAMFSAEWGHIGTCDYTCLRYMRDAAVHSGDLTSAPAPRGASEFVDLDLDKLAAAGVRYVVASVFSYNNVAFDDLAEAFAGLMVRDDDGEAGDVFEPRQVEQRFDLTGRARASVPMIIDVSGRTMRWLDVVQGVTGTNHAVHRHVDALATLGSGLTGLFTSGARIGLGELANWHAAGRASTVIRRHTDESVSVYQRHTDENVATFAARIGTPAVDSVADVQLHKAQLAYVLRGDFDLSPGSEVFALYPAGLDADMVNLLTASDLINSLA; from the coding sequence ATGACGACCACGTCCATCCCCACCACCACGCACAGCCACCGCAGCCTCTCCGCGGTTCTGCTGTCTCGTCGCGGCGCCGTCTACCTGCCCGCTCCAGCCGGCAAGCCCGGCCTGGAGGCTCAGGCCGGCGTCGCGCTGCTGGAAGCCGATCTCCTGGAGCGCGGCTACCTGCTGTCGGCTGGACTTAGCAAGGCCCTGGCCGGCCTGGACACCCACGCTCTCACCGCTCAGGGCCGCGCACTCCTGGCCGACATCGACCACGCTCTCGGCGCAGACCGCGACCACACCCCGCTGTTCCGCGGCTTCCCGGAGAGCACCCCCAAGGACACGCTCGCCTTCTATGTCGAACGCGTGCTGACGATCCTCGTTCAGACTCCGCAGCAACCCTGCGTGCTGTGCGGCGCCGACGGCACCGTGCACGCGGTCTCCCCGTGTGCTCACCTCGTGTGCCGCACCTGCTTCGACGGCACTGACTTCTCTGCCTGCCCGATCTGCCACCGCCAGCTCGACGTCGACGAACCGTTCCTGCGCCCCCAGCGTGCACGGCGGGCGCCTCGGCCCAGCCGTGCTCTGCCTGCCCGCCTGCGCCTCCTGTTCCACGGCGGCGATCTCACTGCCCGCTCCAGCCACGCCGCACACGAACTGGGTGCCCTCATCGCCCGGACCACCGCGCTGAGCCCACAGGACGCCGACGACCTGGCCGTCCTGCTGGAAACCCGCGACCGATCCGAAGCGCCGGCCTGGCTGCCCGAGGCAATCCCGGGCCGTGAAACCAAGGCCCTCGTACTGGCCTGGCTACTTGCGGATCCCACCGCCTACGAGGTGACGCTGCCCACGGCCTCCGCCCAACTCACCACGGCGACCGACGTGCTGCGCCTGCTCGTGGTGCGCTCCGGCGGAGACGCCGGCCTGGTGACCGTGCCGCGGTTCGCCGCAGTCCCGCGCCCACTGCGGCGCGCGCTCCTCGCGGTCCTAGATGACTTGGCCCCGACCCTGATGGCCGAGGACATGCGCCGGCACGCGAAGGCATGGAAGCACGCCGCCGAACGCCTACACCCCTTCGAATACGCGGCCCGCTACCCGCGAGCAGCCCTCGCCATCGCGACACTGCGGAACTTCCGCCTCACCGGGGACGGCCTCTCGCAGCGACTGCGCACCACCGCACAGACACTGCCGACCGTCACCGCATCCGACGCGAAGATCACCATCCCGCTGTGGTCCTCGAAGGTGGAGGCCGCGTTGGCCGACAGGGACAGCACTGCGGCCGTGGCGCTGCTCGCGCAGCGCCCCGGAGAGCTGCTGCGCCGCCTCGACCACCTACTGCGCCTGGCGGACCGGCACGGGGCGGACATCGTCCTGTCCGCGGTGGAACAGGCTGTTCCGCAGGTGTCCCCGGCCGTCCTGCTGTCGGCACTCGGCCAGATACGCACCCGTGCCCGCCGGCACCGTGAGCGCGTCTACTTTCCCAAGGGCGGCAATGCAAAGGCCCACATCGTCGAGGACAAGCGAACGCCGCTGCCCGCCGACGTGGTCGACCGCGCGGTCGACACCATGACCGGCGAAGTCCTGCGCCGCACCTCCGCGCTGAAGCCGGTGGACACCGCGGTCATCGACGCCGCCCTTGACGGCGTGATCGCGCCGTTCGCGGAACGCACCGCCTCCCGAGCCCTCGTAACCCTCCCGCGCGGCACCGAGCTGCCGGTCCCCGCCGGCCGGACGGCACGCCTCTTCCTGCACTGGATGGAGAGCGACGCCTCTGGCCGTACGGACCTGGACCTGTCGATCGCCATGTTCAGCGCAGAATGGGGCCACATCGGAACCTGCGACTACACCTGCCTGCGCTACATGCGCGACGCGGCTGTCCACTCGGGCGACCTGACGAGCGCCCCGGCCCCTCGGGGTGCCAGCGAGTTCGTCGACCTCGACCTGGACAAGCTGGCCGCCGCAGGCGTCCGTTACGTCGTTGCCAGTGTTTTCTCGTACAACAACGTCGCCTTCGACGACCTCGCCGAAGCGTTCGCGGGACTCATGGTCCGTGACGACGATGGCGAGGCCGGGGACGTCTTCGAGCCCCGACAGGTCGAGCAGCGCTTCGACCTCACCGGCCGCGCCCGCGCCAGCGTGCCCATGATCATCGACGTCTCTGGCCGCACCATGCGATGGCTCGACGTCGTCCAGGGCGTCACTGGAACCAACCACGCGGTACACCGCCACGTCGACGCCCTGGCCACCCTCGGCTCGGGGCTTACGGGCCTGTTCACCTCAGGTGCACGCATTGGCCTCGGCGAACTGGCCAACTGGCACGCTGCGGGCCGCGCGAGCACCGTTATCCGCCGGCACACCGACGAATCCGTGAGCGTCTACCAGCGACACACGGATGAGAACGTGGCCACCTTCGCGGCCCGGATTGGCACCCCGGCTGTCGACAGCGTCGCCGACGTCCAGCTCCACAAGGCGCAGCTGGCGTACGTCCTGCGCGGAGACTTCGACCTTTCGCCCGGCAGCGAGGTCTTCGCCCTGTACCCGGCTGGCCTAGATGCTGACATGGTCAACCTCCTGACTGCGTCAGATCTCATCAATTCCCTGGCCTAG
- a CDS encoding ribonuclease H, with product MTQRIIAACDGASKGNPGPAAWAWVIAGPDGTVNRWESGPLGTATNNAAELTALLRLLESTDLSVPLEIRMDSQYAMNAATTWLPGWRRRGWKTSAGAPVANRDLVARIDELLNGRDVTLVHVRAHQAGGDPYNAAADRAASQAARTQRPAGTSLSAAPPAPQSGRGAQSRGRGPDRAGSSRRRAARGRRGASTARFSGRCRCGKPYRRGELIAKDPAGWGHPACVTPATSAN from the coding sequence ATGACGCAACGGATCATCGCTGCCTGCGACGGCGCATCGAAAGGAAACCCTGGTCCCGCGGCCTGGGCTTGGGTAATCGCAGGGCCCGACGGGACCGTAAACCGCTGGGAGTCCGGCCCGCTGGGTACCGCGACCAACAATGCGGCCGAACTGACGGCTCTGCTGCGATTGCTGGAGTCCACCGACCTGTCCGTTCCGCTCGAAATACGTATGGACTCCCAGTACGCGATGAACGCTGCTACCACCTGGTTGCCCGGGTGGCGCCGAAGAGGCTGGAAGACCTCCGCGGGAGCTCCCGTTGCCAACCGCGACCTCGTAGCGCGCATCGACGAGTTGCTCAACGGCCGCGATGTCACACTCGTACACGTGCGGGCCCATCAGGCTGGTGGCGATCCGTACAACGCCGCTGCGGACAGGGCCGCAAGTCAGGCGGCCCGTACCCAGCGGCCGGCCGGAACATCTCTCAGTGCAGCCCCGCCGGCGCCCCAGAGCGGGCGAGGCGCTCAGTCCAGAGGCAGGGGACCGGACCGTGCTGGATCGTCTCGCCGACGCGCAGCGCGGGGAAGGAGAGGGGCCTCCACAGCGAGGTTCTCCGGTCGCTGCCGCTGCGGGAAGCCGTACCGCCGGGGAGAGTTGATTGCGAAGGACCCTGCAGGATGGGGCCACCCGGCCTGTGTCACACCCGCCACCTCTGCCAACTAA